In one Pseudoclavibacter sp. Marseille-Q3772 genomic region, the following are encoded:
- a CDS encoding branched-chain amino acid aminotransferase, whose product MTSENITFHVTKNPQAADAEAIATAHANPGFGNYMTDHMVMIDWTREAGWHDARVVPYGPLSLNPANAVLHYGQEIFEGIKAYRHADGSTHIFRPDQNAARLQASARRLALPELPTELFIESLRQLVAIDEAWVPPHGEDKSLYLRPFMIANEDFLGVRAAQRVTYMVIACPAGSYFADPTQPVNIWLEAELARAGKGGTGAAKCGGNYAASLLPQETAYANGCEQVLFLDSCEGKYIEELGGMNIVFAFRDGTIVTPKSDSILDSITNKSLLELAQDAGMRVERRPVTIDEWRAGTESGEIVEAFAVGTAAVVAPIGVLKGEEFELTNPPVDEHSVAMRLRQELTGIQNGTVADRHGWLTAVR is encoded by the coding sequence ATGACCAGCGAAAACATCACGTTTCACGTCACTAAGAATCCGCAGGCGGCCGATGCGGAGGCAATCGCGACCGCGCACGCAAACCCCGGGTTCGGTAACTACATGACCGATCACATGGTCATGATCGATTGGACTCGCGAAGCAGGCTGGCACGATGCGCGCGTCGTGCCCTATGGCCCGTTATCGCTCAACCCCGCGAACGCCGTGCTGCACTACGGGCAGGAAATATTCGAGGGCATTAAGGCGTACCGGCACGCTGACGGATCCACCCACATCTTCCGACCCGACCAAAACGCTGCCCGATTGCAAGCATCCGCCCGCCGACTCGCTCTGCCCGAGCTGCCAACCGAACTGTTCATCGAGTCGCTGCGACAACTGGTTGCCATTGACGAAGCGTGGGTGCCGCCGCACGGCGAAGACAAGTCACTGTACCTGCGGCCATTCATGATTGCGAACGAGGACTTCCTCGGTGTGCGCGCGGCCCAGCGAGTGACATACATGGTTATTGCCTGCCCCGCCGGTTCGTATTTTGCTGACCCGACTCAGCCGGTCAATATCTGGCTCGAAGCCGAGCTCGCCCGTGCCGGCAAGGGCGGTACCGGTGCTGCCAAGTGTGGTGGTAACTACGCTGCCTCGCTGCTACCGCAGGAGACTGCTTATGCGAACGGCTGCGAGCAGGTGCTCTTCCTCGACTCCTGTGAGGGGAAGTACATCGAAGAGCTCGGTGGTATGAACATCGTGTTTGCGTTCCGGGATGGCACCATCGTCACGCCGAAGTCCGATTCGATTCTCGATTCGATCACCAATAAGTCACTCCTTGAACTGGCACAGGATGCGGGGATGCGGGTTGAGCGTCGCCCGGTCACGATCGACGAGTGGCGCGCTGGCACCGAGTCGGGCGAGATCGTTGAAGCATTCGCTGTGGGCACCGCGGCGGTCGTCGCTCCGATTGGGGTGCTCAAGGGTGAGGAGTTCGAGCTCACCAACCCGCCGGTCGATGAGCATTCCGTCGCAATGCGCTTGCGACAGGAACTGACCGGTATCCAGAACGGTACCGTCGCCGACCGGCACGGCTGGCTGACCGCGGTTCGCTAA